In Chitinibacter sp. SCUT-21, a single genomic region encodes these proteins:
- a CDS encoding PAS domain-containing protein, whose product MQVFWTFLRRYFVFLTVSLVGMAVICAGLLLIQQQMRTASAEHLRVITQSKAGQLEDRLVQLQEVVLGLQAALTLHPQLDRAEFYNLLLQSNVMYRQPSLLAVGLARPVQLADLSQHINQVRADKRVAPLAFQNYTPGPIKTAQPLLLEHLYPINRLTEPLLGNNLAESDLLKEGLNAARDSGRLLVGPIFNLEVQTPRIFCLYAPIYHDLPVEPTIDERRTHHVGTIVAYVRLDDIVRPMNRMHDHEHLGWQLYDQDYSQASGSANHASKVIQSSSVQAGTINHRFSTLVHLPGRQWRIEFQSYDEVLSVQYQEWLSLAFGMAMLGLLLLAALIQFLYHSRQWALEMLLQAKGDESERNDQVQLLAQLMQESHDALVIRQPDGKIIYANQTAQQWFAPEDANLVGRFDVLLSSAEIGNLAHSLNFATRYSAPSGVAQQFEVLLHPLRNELLQTIALAMQVRDISLLSTEKALLVESNRRLEEMVDLSSDWFWEQDVEARFTVVTGGFFSRFDITPSYFIGKHRWDLGSGGLSPEEWDAHRAVLAARQAYRDFEYTAQLGREAVILSVSGVPFYSEDGEFMGYRGIGRDITGIRLAQKALISEQQRAQATLESIADGVITTDLFGRVEYVNPVASSLIGWDLAAAKGQSLIAIYQSVDRYTRLPLPDIVAEVLSDGGQYHGARRSVLLNKFGLNFQVEECAARIRDEQMRTIGAVLVFRDISNWREVDERVDFEI is encoded by the coding sequence TTGCAAGTATTTTGGACTTTTTTGCGCCGCTATTTTGTTTTCCTGACGGTTAGCTTGGTTGGTATGGCTGTGATTTGTGCGGGTTTGTTGCTAATTCAGCAACAAATGCGAACGGCTTCGGCTGAGCACCTGCGCGTCATTACGCAAAGCAAAGCAGGGCAATTAGAAGACCGTTTGGTGCAATTGCAAGAAGTGGTGTTGGGACTGCAGGCCGCGCTAACGCTCCACCCGCAGTTAGATCGCGCTGAGTTTTATAATTTATTATTGCAAAGCAATGTGATGTACCGTCAACCCAGCCTCTTGGCGGTTGGTTTGGCGCGCCCCGTTCAATTGGCGGATTTGTCACAGCATATCAATCAAGTCCGAGCAGATAAGCGAGTTGCGCCGCTGGCATTTCAAAATTATACGCCAGGCCCTATCAAAACGGCGCAGCCCTTGTTACTTGAGCATCTTTACCCGATTAATCGGCTTACCGAACCATTGCTTGGCAACAATCTAGCCGAATCCGATTTGCTCAAAGAAGGCCTTAATGCGGCACGTGATAGCGGGCGTTTATTGGTCGGTCCAATATTTAATTTGGAAGTGCAAACGCCTCGCATTTTTTGCCTCTATGCCCCGATTTATCATGATTTACCGGTTGAGCCGACGATTGATGAGCGGCGTACTCATCATGTGGGCACCATCGTGGCCTATGTACGCCTTGATGACATAGTCCGTCCGATGAATCGGATGCACGATCATGAACATTTAGGCTGGCAACTTTATGATCAAGACTACTCACAGGCTAGTGGGAGTGCGAATCATGCTAGCAAGGTGATTCAATCTTCCTCTGTACAAGCTGGCACTATCAATCATCGGTTTTCTACTTTAGTTCACTTGCCCGGTCGACAATGGCGGATCGAGTTTCAAAGTTATGACGAAGTGCTGTCCGTACAGTATCAAGAATGGCTCTCGCTTGCTTTTGGTATGGCCATGTTGGGCTTGCTGTTGCTGGCGGCTTTGATCCAGTTTCTTTACCACTCCCGCCAGTGGGCGCTAGAAATGCTGTTACAGGCAAAAGGTGATGAAAGTGAACGCAATGATCAGGTCCAGTTACTCGCCCAACTCATGCAAGAAAGCCATGATGCACTGGTGATTCGCCAACCCGATGGCAAGATCATTTATGCCAATCAAACGGCACAGCAATGGTTTGCCCCAGAAGACGCCAATTTGGTGGGTCGCTTTGACGTGTTGCTCAGCTCTGCCGAAATAGGCAATCTTGCCCATTCTCTCAATTTTGCAACGCGCTATTCTGCCCCCTCTGGGGTGGCACAGCAATTTGAAGTGTTGCTCCATCCCTTGCGTAATGAGTTGTTACAAACCATCGCCTTGGCGATGCAAGTGCGCGATATTTCGCTTCTTAGCACTGAAAAAGCCCTGTTAGTGGAAAGCAATCGCCGCTTAGAAGAAATGGTTGATTTATCCAGTGACTGGTTTTGGGAGCAAGACGTCGAGGCTCGGTTTACTGTGGTGACCGGTGGTTTCTTTTCGCGCTTCGATATTACGCCGAGTTATTTTATTGGCAAACATCGCTGGGATCTTGGTTCGGGTGGCTTAAGCCCTGAGGAGTGGGATGCCCATCGTGCCGTATTGGCAGCAAGGCAAGCTTATCGGGATTTTGAATACACCGCGCAATTGGGGCGCGAAGCGGTCATTCTTAGTGTTTCGGGTGTTCCTTTCTACAGCGAAGATGGCGAGTTTATGGGTTATCGCGGTATTGGTCGCGATATTACCGGTATTCGCTTGGCACAAAAGGCACTTATTTCCGAACAGCAAAGAGCTCAAGCCACGCTTGAATCCATCGCAGATGGTGTCATTACGACGGATCTATTTGGGCGTGTCGAGTATGTAAATCCAGTAGCCTCATCGCTGATAGGCTGGGATCTGGCTGCGGCAAAGGGGCAAAGTTTAATTGCAATTTATCAATCGGTAGATCGTTACACCCGCTTGCCGTTGCCGGATATAGTGGCGGAGGTGCTTAGCGATGGCGGGCAATACCACGGCGCGCGCCGTAGTGTCTTACTCAATAAATTTGGCTTGAATTTTCAGGTTGAAGAGTGTGCCGCGCGAATACGAGATGAACAGATGCGCACGATTGGTGCCGTTTTGGTCTTTCGCGATATTAGCAATTGGCGCGAGGTTGATGAACGCGTGGATTTTGAAATATAG
- a CDS encoding PAS domain-containing sensor histidine kinase — MIGFLTSRRWLYLLALPLLALLIFGLFLLMVSNTSMGGHRAHILLTLQLDLLGVFFLGLFFLLSTLIPFLYFLLQFHKQQQAAIAILPDLVHLPSDKLQLLSPNFLPLLTSLQPIMRQQETVIRELNDKNDLFADALDEINEIGLQLRRSERRWLLALSATGDGIWEWKADKDIWYFSSRWKAILGYGDAELPNSAATFDGFIHPDDVERVRQGFAQFTQSRELVAELIFEAEFRMRHKDGHWIIVLSRAVADRDPEGAILSVVGAQTDITAQRKAMIELSQAKEAAEKAVAQLRGTQLQMIESEKLAALGALVAGVAHEVNTPLGIALTAASTLSEDTHSVLAQMDSGALKKTDLQHYLAVASEASQLILRHCNNAAALIRSFKNISVDQTAEVVRDFDLGLYLDEILQSLKPSLKHTCHTIEVHCPDGVLVHTYPSAFTQIINNLLNNALLHAFAGIEKGHILIEVKLLDESEIELRFMDNGIGIDPSVRAKVFEPFYTTKRGQGGSGLGMSIVHNIVAAQLKGRISIEDTPGGGACFVLVFPRVLKGER; from the coding sequence GTGATCGGATTTTTAACTTCACGTCGATGGCTATATCTGTTGGCGTTGCCATTGCTGGCCTTGTTGATCTTTGGCCTGTTCTTGCTGATGGTGAGCAATACCAGCATGGGCGGGCATCGTGCGCATATTTTATTAACCTTGCAATTAGATCTGTTGGGTGTGTTCTTTTTAGGGTTGTTCTTTTTGCTCAGCACACTGATCCCTTTTCTCTATTTTTTGCTGCAATTTCATAAGCAGCAGCAAGCCGCAATCGCAATCTTGCCCGATTTAGTCCACCTACCATCCGACAAACTTCAGCTTTTGAGCCCGAATTTTCTTCCTCTACTGACTTCGTTGCAGCCAATTATGCGGCAGCAAGAAACCGTGATTCGCGAATTGAACGATAAAAATGATTTATTCGCGGATGCACTGGATGAAATCAATGAAATCGGTCTGCAATTGCGCCGCTCTGAGCGGCGGTGGTTGCTAGCATTAAGCGCGACAGGAGATGGCATTTGGGAATGGAAAGCTGATAAAGATATTTGGTATTTTTCCAGCCGCTGGAAAGCCATCTTGGGCTATGGCGATGCGGAATTACCAAACAGTGCCGCAACTTTTGATGGCTTTATTCATCCTGACGATGTCGAACGTGTTAGGCAAGGCTTTGCTCAATTTACTCAGTCCCGTGAGCTTGTTGCTGAACTGATATTTGAAGCAGAATTTAGAATGCGGCATAAAGATGGACATTGGATTATTGTTTTGTCGCGAGCGGTAGCCGATCGTGATCCCGAGGGGGCGATTCTGAGTGTTGTTGGGGCGCAAACGGATATCACGGCCCAACGAAAAGCGATGATTGAGTTGTCTCAGGCCAAAGAAGCCGCTGAAAAAGCAGTGGCCCAGCTACGTGGCACCCAGTTGCAAATGATTGAATCGGAAAAATTGGCGGCACTCGGCGCCTTAGTTGCTGGCGTTGCACATGAGGTCAACACCCCCTTGGGTATTGCCTTGACTGCAGCATCCACATTAAGCGAAGACACGCACAGTGTGTTAGCGCAGATGGATAGTGGTGCGCTAAAGAAAACCGATTTGCAGCATTATTTGGCGGTGGCAAGTGAGGCCAGTCAGCTTATTTTACGCCACTGTAATAATGCCGCCGCCCTGATTCGCAGCTTTAAAAACATCTCGGTAGACCAGACTGCAGAAGTGGTCCGCGACTTTGACTTGGGTTTGTATTTAGATGAAATTCTGCAATCACTCAAGCCTAGTTTAAAGCACACTTGCCATACGATTGAGGTTCATTGCCCTGATGGTGTTTTGGTGCATACCTATCCCAGTGCGTTTACGCAAATTATCAATAATTTACTCAATAATGCGCTGTTGCATGCCTTTGCCGGAATCGAAAAGGGGCACATTCTCATCGAAGTGAAGTTGTTGGATGAATCCGAAATCGAGTTGCGTTTTATGGATAACGGCATCGGCATCGATCCAAGTGTACGAGCAAAAGTGTTTGAGCCGTTCTACACTACAAAACGTGGGCAGGGTGGCAGTGGTTTAGGCATGAGCATTGTTCACAATATTGTTGCCGCCCAGCTCAAAGGACGGATCAGTATTGAGGATACGCCGGGAGGCGGGGCCTGTTTTGTTTTGGTATTTCCCCGCGTCTTAAAGGGAGAAAGATAG
- a CDS encoding THUMP domain-containing protein, with translation MLQIFEFFAPCPRGLEPILEKELLEQGAKKVKVTDGGVAFSGPWTVMYKANLYSRVASRILWKLVEKPYRSEDDIFRMARDTEWAEIFTVENSIKVTVTAVRSPLRSLDFIALKVKDGVCDRFRLKCGKRPDVDTKEPDMRIHLYLSDKMATLYLDTSGEALFKRGYRVETGDAPVRENLAAGILALSGWTPEQAFYDPMCGSGTFLIEAAMIARNIAPGIRRSFAFQQMRMFDDGFWQGVRDEAKAKESKSNQLISGSDVSSTVLIYAKANIAAAGLEDAIQLKQLNVLDAKPPAESGVWVCNPPYGARMDEKEHLAGLYPQWATVLKQRFAGWNAYFLTADLDMPKYMRLKASKRTVLFNGPLECRLFEYKMIAGGNRDKPAKD, from the coding sequence GTGCTACAAATATTTGAATTTTTCGCGCCATGTCCGCGTGGCCTTGAGCCGATTCTGGAAAAGGAATTGCTCGAGCAAGGTGCTAAGAAAGTGAAAGTCACCGATGGTGGCGTGGCGTTTTCTGGCCCATGGACGGTGATGTACAAAGCGAATCTGTATTCGCGCGTTGCCAGCCGCATTCTGTGGAAGCTGGTGGAAAAGCCATATCGCTCAGAAGACGATATTTTCCGTATGGCGCGTGATACTGAATGGGCGGAGATCTTTACCGTTGAGAATTCAATCAAAGTCACGGTCACGGCGGTGCGCTCGCCGCTGCGTAGCCTCGATTTTATTGCGCTCAAAGTGAAAGACGGCGTTTGTGATCGTTTCCGTTTGAAGTGTGGCAAGCGCCCTGATGTGGATACCAAAGAGCCGGATATGCGGATTCATTTGTATCTGTCGGACAAAATGGCGACCTTGTATCTCGATACTTCGGGTGAAGCGCTATTTAAGCGTGGCTATCGCGTTGAAACGGGTGATGCGCCAGTGCGAGAAAATCTGGCCGCCGGTATTTTGGCGCTAAGCGGCTGGACGCCGGAACAAGCGTTTTACGATCCAATGTGCGGTTCGGGGACTTTCCTGATCGAAGCGGCAATGATTGCACGCAATATTGCGCCAGGTATTCGCCGCTCTTTTGCCTTCCAGCAAATGCGTATGTTTGATGATGGATTCTGGCAAGGCGTTCGCGACGAAGCTAAAGCAAAAGAAAGCAAGAGTAATCAGTTGATTTCGGGCTCGGACGTTTCAAGTACGGTGTTGATTTACGCGAAAGCCAATATTGCCGCCGCGGGATTGGAAGATGCGATTCAACTGAAACAGTTGAATGTCCTCGATGCTAAGCCGCCAGCAGAATCGGGTGTATGGGTATGTAATCCACCCTACGGCGCACGTATGGATGAGAAAGAGCATTTGGCTGGCTTGTACCCACAATGGGCAACGGTATTAAAGCAGCGCTTTGCAGGTTGGAACGCTTATTTCCTCACCGCCGATTTAGATATGCCTAAATACATGCGTTTAAAAGCATCTAAACGTACGGTGCTATTTAACGGCCCACTCGAATGTCGCTTGTTTGAATACAAAATGATCGCCGGTGGCAATCGAGATAAGCCTGCTAAAGATTGA
- the ilvA gene encoding threonine ammonia-lyase, biosynthetic: protein MTKDYLERTLSARVYDVAVESPLEFAPNLSRRIGNNVYFKREDMQPVFSFKIRGAYNRMVQLSRAELERGVVAASAGNHAQGVALAAQHLKCRATIVMPATAPRIKVEAVSRRGAEVVLVGESYSDCYEHAVKLAAETGATFVHPYDDPDVIAGQGTVAMEILRQHPDPLHAVFIPVGGGGLLAGMAAYIKRLRPDVKVIGVEPTDANAMYLSLKLGERITLPQVGIFADGVAVKQVGEETFRLSKEFVDDVILVDTDAMCAAIKDVFEDNRSILEPAGALAIAGMKAWAAREGVQDQTLIAIASGANMNFDRLRYVAEQAEMGEQREAIMAVTVPEKPGSFRKFCSLIGARAVTEFNYRYGSSEKAHVFVGLSIQQRSEVVDLIGKLADEGLAALDLTDNEMAKLHIRHLVGGQAPQALHERVIRFEFPERPGALLNFLNGMSDNWNISLFHYRNHGADYGRVLVGIQVPPSDDVQFQDFLSRLGYPYWIETENQAYQLFLGSN from the coding sequence ATGACAAAAGATTATCTTGAACGTACGCTATCTGCCCGTGTTTATGACGTGGCGGTTGAATCTCCGTTGGAATTTGCGCCGAATCTATCGCGTCGAATTGGCAATAATGTCTATTTCAAGCGCGAAGATATGCAGCCCGTATTTTCGTTCAAGATCCGTGGTGCTTATAACCGCATGGTGCAGTTAAGCCGTGCCGAATTAGAGCGGGGCGTTGTCGCGGCGTCAGCTGGGAATCATGCGCAAGGCGTGGCCTTGGCGGCGCAACACCTGAAATGCCGCGCGACTATCGTAATGCCGGCCACCGCGCCGCGCATTAAAGTAGAGGCTGTATCTCGCCGTGGCGCAGAAGTGGTGCTGGTTGGCGAGTCATACTCCGACTGTTATGAGCATGCGGTGAAGTTGGCGGCCGAAACGGGCGCAACTTTTGTCCACCCGTACGACGATCCCGATGTTATTGCTGGCCAAGGTACGGTTGCGATGGAGATTTTGCGTCAGCATCCCGATCCGCTGCATGCGGTGTTTATTCCCGTTGGCGGCGGTGGCTTATTGGCGGGTATGGCGGCGTATATCAAGCGCTTGCGCCCAGATGTGAAAGTGATTGGCGTTGAGCCGACTGATGCCAATGCCATGTATTTGTCGTTGAAATTAGGCGAGCGCATCACCTTGCCACAAGTCGGAATTTTTGCCGATGGCGTGGCGGTCAAACAAGTCGGGGAAGAGACCTTCCGTTTATCTAAAGAATTTGTCGATGACGTGATTTTGGTCGACACCGATGCAATGTGTGCTGCGATTAAAGACGTGTTTGAAGATAATCGCTCGATTCTCGAACCGGCCGGTGCGTTGGCGATTGCGGGGATGAAGGCTTGGGCTGCGCGTGAAGGGGTGCAAGATCAAACGCTGATCGCGATTGCTTCGGGCGCGAATATGAACTTTGATCGTTTGCGTTATGTAGCTGAACAAGCCGAAATGGGTGAGCAGCGCGAAGCGATTATGGCGGTGACGGTGCCAGAAAAACCGGGTAGTTTCCGCAAGTTCTGCAGTCTGATCGGCGCTCGGGCGGTGACTGAGTTTAACTATCGTTATGGATCGAGCGAAAAAGCGCATGTATTTGTGGGCTTATCGATTCAACAGCGCAGCGAAGTGGTCGATCTAATTGGCAAGTTGGCTGATGAAGGTTTGGCTGCGCTCGATTTGACAGACAACGAGATGGCAAAATTACACATTCGCCATTTGGTTGGGGGCCAAGCGCCACAAGCTTTGCATGAGCGCGTGATTCGGTTTGAATTTCCAGAGCGTCCGGGGGCCTTGCTGAATTTCTTGAACGGCATGAGCGATAACTGGAATATTTCGCTTTTTCACTACCGCAATCATGGCGCAGACTATGGTCGTGTTTTGGTTGGTATTCAGGTGCCACCAAGCGATGATGTGCAATTCCAAGATTTCCTGTCGCGCCTAGGTTATCCATACTGGATCGAAACGGAAAACCAAGCCTACCAGTTATTCTTAGGGTCAAATTGA
- a CDS encoding DUF3369 domain-containing protein, protein MSMLDDDNWLEDDTLDDQASKIEPWNVLVVDDEPDIHHVTKLALSNIDFLKRPLNIMSCFSGKEALELLSTRQDIALVLLDVVMETEDAGLLVAREIRETLDNHHIRIILRTGQPGVAPERHVIENYDINDYKAKTELTRDKLYTSVLGTLRSYNDIMLIEHQRRQLEANRRGLIKVVDASTTIFRMQSIHQFAQGVLEQLQSLLFFEQDALYLVVNGGMAALSHDNEVVVMYATGGYQQYCGRALGQTELTRLQPSIDEAIAKQHSVFASDHFVGFFISPHGPINLLIIDGPVELSHPDANLVDLFCKNVSIAYENLMLNKEIEDTQRSIIYQLSEVIENRSKDTGKHIHRMAEFSYVLALELGLGDEEAQIIRAASPLHDIGKVGIPDMVLNKPGPLDVAERAVMDTHAQLGYDMLRESKPRILKMASIIAYEHHEKWDGSGYPRKLKGDEIHIAGRIIALADVYDALTHARCYKDPWPRDRVLETIREQSGKHFDPAVVDAFFRCLPKIEEIRQSLTDH, encoded by the coding sequence ATGAGTATGCTCGACGACGATAACTGGTTAGAAGATGATACGCTGGATGATCAAGCCAGCAAGATCGAGCCTTGGAATGTGCTAGTTGTGGATGATGAGCCAGATATTCATCACGTAACCAAGCTCGCCTTGTCGAATATCGATTTTTTAAAGCGTCCGCTGAATATTATGTCGTGCTTTTCGGGTAAAGAGGCACTTGAGCTTTTAAGTACTCGCCAAGATATCGCCTTAGTTTTACTCGATGTCGTAATGGAAACAGAAGATGCGGGTTTGCTCGTGGCGCGTGAAATACGTGAAACCTTGGACAACCACCATATCCGAATTATTTTACGTACAGGGCAGCCTGGCGTTGCGCCAGAACGCCACGTGATCGAGAACTACGATATCAACGATTACAAAGCGAAAACCGAGCTCACACGGGATAAACTCTATACCTCTGTCCTTGGTACGCTGCGCTCGTATAACGACATCATGCTGATCGAGCATCAACGCCGCCAGCTCGAGGCCAATCGCCGTGGCTTAATCAAAGTGGTGGATGCCTCAACGACGATCTTTCGGATGCAATCGATTCACCAGTTTGCGCAAGGCGTACTGGAGCAGTTGCAATCGCTACTATTTTTTGAGCAAGATGCACTGTATTTGGTTGTTAATGGGGGTATGGCGGCTCTAAGCCATGATAATGAAGTGGTTGTGATGTATGCTACTGGAGGGTATCAGCAGTATTGTGGACGTGCATTGGGGCAAACTGAATTGACTCGGCTACAGCCTTCAATCGATGAAGCGATTGCAAAGCAACATAGTGTTTTTGCGAGCGATCACTTTGTTGGTTTTTTTATTTCACCGCATGGCCCCATTAATTTATTGATTATCGATGGTCCGGTCGAGCTGTCGCATCCTGATGCCAATCTAGTCGATCTTTTCTGTAAAAATGTGTCGATTGCGTATGAAAATTTAATGCTCAATAAAGAGATCGAAGATACGCAGCGCAGTATTATCTACCAGCTGTCGGAAGTCATAGAAAATCGCTCCAAAGACACGGGCAAACACATTCATCGGATGGCCGAGTTTTCCTACGTGCTTGCGCTCGAGCTGGGTTTGGGTGATGAAGAGGCGCAAATTATTCGTGCGGCTAGCCCTTTGCACGATATCGGCAAGGTTGGTATTCCAGACATGGTGTTAAATAAACCGGGCCCGTTGGATGTTGCAGAGCGTGCGGTGATGGATACACATGCGCAGTTAGGTTATGACATGCTGCGTGAGTCCAAGCCCCGCATCTTAAAAATGGCGTCGATTATTGCATATGAACACCACGAAAAATGGGATGGCTCGGGTTATCCGCGTAAATTGAAGGGCGATGAAATTCATATTGCTGGGCGAATTATTGCCTTGGCCGATGTGTATGACGCTTTAACCCATGCGCGCTGCTACAAAGACCCGTGGCCGCGTGATCGGGTATTGGAGACTATTCGTGAACAATCAGGGAAGCATTTTGACCCCGCAGTTGTCGACGCTTTTTTCCGCTGTTTGCCAAAGATCGAAGAAATAAGGCAATCATTAACCGATCATTGA
- the hslU gene encoding ATP-dependent protease ATPase subunit HslU, which translates to MTQMTPQEIVHELDKHIVGQSAAKKAVAIALRNRWRRQQVAEPLRNEITPKNILMIGPTGVGKTEIARRLAKLADAPFIKVEATKFTEVGYVGKDVDSIIRDLMEIAIKQVRDIAISRNRVRAEDAAENRILDVLLPPPAGNNNYGSVNGEDPMAETRQKFRKMLREGKFDDKEIDIEVAAAAPTMEVFSPPGMEDFSSQIQQMFKGAMGGKTKSQKMKVVDAMKHLIDEEAAKLVNEEDAKAEAVRAVEQHGIVFIDEIDKVTTRSEGSGGEVSRQGVQRDLLPLVEGTTVTTKYGMVKTDHILFIASGAFHLAKPSDLIPELQGRFPIRVELNSLTVEDFATILTGTDACLAKQYQALLATEEIDVEFTAEGIKEMAQMAWSVNESTENIGARRLYTIMERLLEDVSFDAKRGKVSVNAQFVREKLGSVAGNEDLARYML; encoded by the coding sequence ATGACGCAAATGACGCCACAAGAAATCGTCCATGAATTGGATAAACATATCGTTGGGCAATCTGCAGCCAAAAAAGCCGTTGCCATTGCCCTTCGTAACCGTTGGCGTCGCCAGCAAGTGGCCGAGCCGCTTCGTAACGAAATTACCCCAAAAAATATTTTGATGATCGGACCCACCGGCGTCGGGAAAACTGAAATTGCCCGGCGTTTGGCCAAGCTAGCTGATGCACCATTTATTAAAGTCGAAGCGACCAAATTTACTGAAGTTGGCTATGTCGGCAAGGATGTCGATAGCATCATTCGCGATTTAATGGAGATTGCCATTAAACAAGTACGTGATATTGCGATTAGCCGCAATCGCGTTCGCGCTGAAGACGCCGCAGAAAACCGCATTTTAGATGTACTGTTGCCACCACCCGCAGGCAACAATAACTATGGCAGCGTCAATGGCGAAGACCCAATGGCCGAAACGCGCCAGAAATTCCGCAAGATGCTTCGGGAAGGCAAATTCGATGACAAAGAAATCGACATTGAAGTAGCTGCGGCAGCACCAACAATGGAGGTGTTTAGCCCCCCTGGGATGGAAGACTTCTCCAGCCAAATTCAGCAAATGTTTAAGGGGGCAATGGGCGGAAAAACTAAATCGCAAAAAATGAAAGTGGTCGATGCGATGAAGCATCTGATCGATGAAGAGGCAGCCAAACTCGTTAACGAAGAAGATGCCAAAGCAGAAGCAGTCAGAGCTGTTGAACAACACGGTATCGTATTCATTGATGAAATCGATAAAGTAACCACTCGCTCCGAAGGCAGTGGAGGCGAGGTTTCTCGGCAAGGTGTGCAGCGCGATCTGTTGCCGCTGGTTGAGGGAACAACCGTCACTACAAAATACGGCATGGTAAAAACTGACCATATTTTATTCATCGCGAGCGGTGCGTTCCATCTCGCCAAACCATCGGATTTAATTCCTGAGTTACAAGGCCGGTTTCCAATTCGCGTTGAACTAAACTCATTAACCGTCGAAGATTTCGCCACCATTTTGACCGGTACTGATGCTTGTTTAGCCAAACAATATCAAGCTTTACTAGCCACAGAAGAAATTGACGTTGAATTCACCGCGGAAGGCATCAAGGAAATGGCGCAAATGGCATGGTCGGTGAATGAAAGTACCGAAAATATCGGGGCACGTCGCTTATATACCATCATGGAACGCTTGCTTGAGGACGTGTCATTTGACGCCAAACGCGGCAAAGTTTCAGTGAATGCACAATTTGTACGAGAAAAGTTAGGCTCCGTGGCCGGCAACGAAGATCTTGCCCGCTACATGTTGTAA